From a region of the Pukyongiella litopenaei genome:
- a CDS encoding ATPase produces the protein MNMQGTPVTAPAAPRGIDDVGLPLVMMRDILLKTVFRKNLELVSDIAAAVCVPVQVAQELVDRAREQKLVEATGTLNANNGNEMGYRLTDAGRARALDALAQSEYFGAMPVPLDAYRDQVRHQSIRNIRITRDQLTRAMGHLILPPSLLDHLGPAVSAGRSILMYGPPGNGKSSISNGIRDALGDRVYVPRAIEYSGQVITVYDPIVHSAVDVTPDDPRSLRRTRRFDARYVCCERPTVVTGGELSLNMLDLVYNPTARTYQAPLQLKSTGGIFIVDDLGRQVEPPQALINRWIVPLEEGKDILGLQSGEKFEVPFDTLVIFSTNFHPNEIFDQAALRRLFFKIKIDGPDQENFLKIFSLVAAKKGMELDEAALTHLLTVKYPTIDNVYANYQPVFLIDQMMAVCDFEGTGYRMSPELVDRAWDNMFVRNEKIVQ, from the coding sequence ATGAACATGCAAGGGACGCCGGTCACGGCACCGGCCGCGCCACGCGGGATCGACGATGTCGGCCTGCCTCTGGTGATGATGCGGGACATCCTGCTGAAAACCGTCTTTCGCAAGAACCTGGAACTGGTCAGCGACATCGCCGCGGCGGTCTGCGTCCCGGTGCAGGTGGCGCAGGAACTGGTCGACCGGGCCCGCGAACAGAAACTGGTCGAGGCGACCGGAACCCTGAACGCCAACAACGGCAACGAAATGGGATACCGGTTGACCGATGCGGGCCGGGCCCGCGCGCTGGATGCGCTGGCCCAATCGGAGTATTTCGGCGCGATGCCGGTGCCGCTGGACGCCTATCGCGACCAGGTCCGGCACCAGTCGATCCGCAACATCAGGATCACCCGCGACCAGCTGACACGGGCGATGGGTCACCTGATCCTGCCGCCCAGCCTGCTGGACCATCTCGGCCCCGCGGTCAGCGCCGGGCGGTCGATCCTGATGTATGGTCCGCCCGGCAACGGCAAATCCTCGATTTCCAACGGCATTCGCGACGCGCTGGGCGACCGGGTCTATGTGCCGCGCGCGATCGAATATTCCGGGCAGGTCATTACCGTCTATGATCCCATCGTGCACAGCGCGGTCGACGTGACACCGGACGACCCGCGCAGCCTGCGCCGCACGCGGCGGTTCGATGCCCGCTATGTCTGCTGCGAACGGCCCACGGTGGTCACCGGCGGCGAGTTGTCGCTGAACATGCTCGACCTGGTCTACAACCCGACCGCGCGCACCTACCAGGCGCCGCTGCAGCTGAAATCGACCGGCGGCATATTCATCGTCGACGATCTCGGCCGCCAGGTCGAACCGCCGCAGGCCCTGATCAACCGCTGGATCGTGCCGCTCGAGGAAGGCAAGGACATTCTCGGCCTGCAATCGGGCGAGAAATTCGAGGTGCCGTTCGACACGCTGGTGATCTTTTCGACCAATTTCCACCCCAACGAGATCTTCGACCAGGCCGCGCTCCGGCGTCTCTTCTTCAAGATCAAGATCGACGGCCCGGACCAGGAGAATTTCCTGAAGATCTTTTCGCTGGTCGCGGCGAAAAAGGGTATGGAACTGGACGAGGCCGCGCTGACCCACCTGCTGACGGTGAAATATCCGACCATCGACAATGTCTATGCCAATTACCAGCCGGTGTTCCTGATCGACCAGATGATGGCGGTCTGCGATTTCGAGGGAACCGGCTATCGCATGTCGCCCGAACTGGTGGATCGGGCCTGGGATAACATGTTCGTCAGAAACGAGAAAATCGTCCAGTAG
- a CDS encoding universal stress protein: MSAKYLVGFDGSEASKRALSFAVERAAAAGRSVVIAHVLEWSPYSFLTPTELEERHARRKEEIERAETALLAPVIAEMSGKGVEVETALKYGHIANTLNELANADGVEQIFIGRNGHSGVGARIFGSVAGTLVQIAPVPCTIVP; encoded by the coding sequence ATGTCAGCAAAATACCTAGTCGGCTTCGACGGAAGCGAGGCGTCCAAGCGCGCGCTCAGCTTTGCCGTCGAACGCGCCGCAGCCGCCGGACGGTCGGTGGTGATCGCTCATGTGCTGGAATGGTCTCCCTATTCCTTCCTGACGCCAACGGAACTGGAAGAACGCCACGCGCGGCGCAAAGAGGAAATCGAACGCGCGGAAACCGCGCTCCTGGCCCCCGTGATCGCGGAGATGTCCGGCAAGGGCGTCGAGGTCGAAACGGCGCTGAAATACGGCCATATCGCCAACACGCTGAACGAGCTGGCGAATGCCGATGGCGTCGAACAGATCTTCATCGGCCGCAACGGCCATTCGGGGGTTGGCGCCCGCATCTTCGGATCGGTCGCCGGCACGCTGGTTCAGATCGCGCCGGTGCCCTGCACCATCGTGCCGTAA
- a CDS encoding alanine/glycine:cation symporter family protein, with protein sequence MKHLYQRAFGLAALLALVLAHSPAQAQSIDEKVNQIFANSTGWFVAFIFSPFPGTSFPWIVAWLVIAATVFTLYFLFIQFRAFGHSIALVRGDYSDPNDAGEVSHFQALATALSGTVGLGNIAGVAVAVGIGGPGATFWMILAGLMGMASKFTECTLGVKYRNEFADGHVSGGPMYYLTKGFAERGLPGGGILAVLFSIFCILGSLGGGNMFQANQAHQQIAGIVGDYPGWITGVIFAAVVFAVIIGGLKSIASVTEKVVPFMGVMYVIAALIIILTNYDKIGWAFGQIFAGAFTGLGVAGGMVGALIQGFKRAAFSNEAGVGSAAIAHSAVRTKEPITEGFVSLLEPFIDTVVICTMTALVIIISGQLVTDPATGLYVVENGAIKTATGSSGVGLTSDAFASAFTWFPYVLALAVILFAFSTMISWSYYGLKAWTYLFGEGETKELAFKVIFCIFVVIGAAANLGPVIDFSDAAIFSMAVVNVFGLYFLMPIVKRELNSYLSRLKSGEIRKFSEA encoded by the coding sequence ATGAAACATCTGTATCAACGCGCTTTCGGCCTGGCGGCCTTGCTGGCGCTGGTGCTGGCGCACAGCCCGGCCCAGGCGCAGTCCATCGACGAGAAGGTCAACCAGATCTTTGCCAACTCCACCGGCTGGTTCGTCGCCTTCATCTTCAGCCCCTTTCCGGGCACGTCATTCCCCTGGATCGTGGCCTGGCTGGTGATCGCGGCAACCGTGTTCACGCTGTATTTCCTGTTCATCCAGTTCCGCGCCTTCGGCCATTCCATCGCGCTGGTGCGCGGGGATTATTCGGACCCGAACGACGCGGGCGAGGTCAGCCATTTCCAGGCGCTGGCCACCGCGCTGTCGGGCACCGTGGGCCTGGGCAACATCGCGGGCGTCGCGGTCGCCGTCGGGATCGGCGGCCCCGGAGCGACATTCTGGATGATCCTCGCCGGGCTGATGGGCATGGCGTCGAAATTCACCGAATGCACGCTGGGCGTGAAATACCGCAACGAATTCGCGGACGGCCATGTCTCGGGCGGACCGATGTATTACCTGACCAAGGGGTTCGCCGAACGCGGCCTGCCCGGCGGCGGCATTCTCGCGGTGCTGTTCTCGATCTTCTGCATTCTCGGCTCGCTGGGTGGCGGCAACATGTTCCAGGCCAACCAGGCGCATCAGCAGATCGCGGGCATCGTCGGCGATTATCCGGGCTGGATCACCGGGGTGATCTTTGCCGCGGTCGTGTTCGCGGTGATCATCGGCGGCCTGAAATCCATCGCCAGCGTGACCGAGAAGGTCGTGCCGTTCATGGGCGTGATGTATGTGATCGCGGCGCTGATCATCATCCTGACCAACTACGACAAGATCGGCTGGGCCTTTGGCCAGATCTTCGCCGGGGCCTTTACCGGGCTTGGCGTCGCCGGCGGCATGGTCGGTGCGCTGATCCAGGGCTTCAAGCGGGCCGCGTTCTCGAACGAGGCCGGCGTCGGGTCGGCGGCCATCGCGCACTCGGCCGTGCGCACCAAGGAGCCGATCACCGAAGGGTTCGTGTCGCTGCTGGAGCCGTTCATCGACACGGTGGTGATCTGCACCATGACCGCGCTGGTGATCATCATCTCGGGCCAGCTGGTGACCGATCCGGCAACCGGGCTCTATGTGGTCGAAAACGGGGCGATCAAGACCGCGACCGGTTCCTCGGGCGTGGGGCTGACCTCGGACGCCTTTGCCAGCGCGTTCACCTGGTTCCCCTATGTGCTGGCGCTGGCGGTGATCCTGTTCGCCTTTTCGACCATGATCAGCTGGTCCTACTACGGACTCAAGGCCTGGACCTACCTGTTCGGCGAAGGCGAGACCAAGGAACTGGCGTTCAAGGTGATCTTCTGCATCTTCGTGGTGATCGGCGCGGCGGCCAATCTCGGCCCCGTCATCGATTTCTCGGATGCGGCGATCTTCTCGATGGCCGTGGTCAACGTGTTCGGTCTGTATTTCCTGATGCCGATCGTGAAGCGTGAACTGAACAGCTACCTGTCGCGGCTGAAATCCGGCGAGATCCGGAAATTCTCGGAAGCATGA
- a CDS encoding ligase-associated DNA damage response DEXH box helicase, whose protein sequence is MAVLPPILANFFATRDWTIHPHQQAMLDRADDPATLLIAPTGGGKTLAGFLPTLAELADGDHDGLHTLYVSPLKALAADIKRNLRGPVAEMGLPIRIEDRTGDTPATRKKRQRADPPHILLTTPESLALLISYDDTAHTFAGLQRVVVDEIHALAESKRGDQLLLTLARLQTLCPGLRRVGLSATVEDPQAVARLLAHHPDSCAILTADPGPVPDIAMLDTAAPPPWSGGGGGYAIPEVLALLHRHRTTLIFHNTRAQAEIFFHKLWLANDDALPIGIHHGSLDRGRRERVEAAMVRGELRAVVCTGSLDLGIDWGDVDLVIQIGAPKNVKRLVQRIGRANHRYNAPSNAVLVPANRFEVVECVAALDAVRAGDLDGEPRGPGPLDVLCQHILIAACSGPFDADALYAEVVTAGPYAALARADFDDCLEFCATGGYALRAYDRWQRLVRDPDGRWHLRDPRMAARIRMNIGTIQDTDLLKVRMMRSRGGRPLGEVEEGFAASLSPGDTFLIGGQIVRYEGLREMTVEVSRDAARKPRVAVFSGTKFATSTQLSARILDKLAQPGWPEMPPHTAEWLALQRQVSRLPQRGRLLIESFPHEGHEHACIYGFAGRNAQQTLGLLLTKRMEETGLHPLGFIATDYATLIWGLDPLTDPAPLFDIDALRGRLDDWLAGNAVMKRTFRASATIAGLIERNVMGSRKSGRQATFSSDILYDTLLKYDRDHLLMRITRTEAMRGMVDFGRIAQMVTRIRGGIDLVRLDRVTPLAAPLLLEVGKVPVRGMAEERLLAQESAALMAAAGLTP, encoded by the coding sequence ATGGCCGTCCTGCCCCCGATCCTCGCCAATTTCTTCGCCACCCGCGACTGGACGATCCACCCGCACCAGCAGGCGATGCTGGACCGGGCCGACGATCCCGCGACCCTGCTGATCGCGCCCACCGGGGGCGGCAAGACGCTGGCCGGGTTCCTGCCGACGCTGGCCGAACTGGCGGACGGGGACCATGACGGGCTGCACACGCTCTATGTCTCGCCGCTCAAGGCCCTGGCCGCCGACATCAAGCGCAACCTGCGCGGGCCGGTGGCGGAGATGGGCCTGCCGATCCGCATCGAGGACCGCACCGGCGACACCCCGGCCACGCGCAAGAAACGCCAGCGCGCGGATCCGCCGCATATCCTGCTGACCACGCCCGAGAGCCTGGCGCTGCTGATCTCGTATGACGACACGGCCCATACCTTTGCCGGGCTGCAACGGGTGGTGGTGGATGAAATCCACGCGCTGGCCGAGTCGAAACGCGGCGACCAGCTGCTGCTGACGCTGGCACGTCTGCAGACGCTCTGCCCCGGCCTGCGCCGGGTCGGGCTGTCGGCCACGGTCGAGGACCCGCAGGCCGTTGCCCGTTTGCTGGCCCACCATCCCGACAGCTGCGCGATCCTGACCGCCGACCCCGGCCCCGTTCCCGATATCGCCATGCTGGACACCGCTGCGCCGCCGCCCTGGTCCGGCGGCGGTGGCGGGTACGCGATCCCCGAGGTTCTGGCACTGCTGCACCGGCATCGCACCACGCTGATCTTTCACAACACCCGCGCGCAGGCGGAAATCTTCTTTCACAAGCTGTGGCTGGCCAATGACGATGCCCTGCCCATCGGCATCCATCACGGCAGCCTCGACCGGGGCCGCCGCGAACGGGTCGAGGCGGCGATGGTGCGCGGCGAGCTGCGCGCCGTGGTCTGCACCGGCAGCCTGGACCTGGGCATCGACTGGGGCGACGTGGACCTGGTGATCCAGATCGGCGCGCCGAAAAACGTGAAACGGCTGGTGCAGCGGATCGGGCGGGCCAACCACCGCTACAACGCCCCCTCCAATGCGGTGCTGGTGCCGGCCAACCGGTTCGAGGTGGTGGAATGCGTGGCCGCGCTCGACGCCGTGCGCGCGGGCGATCTGGATGGCGAACCGCGCGGGCCCGGCCCGCTCGACGTGCTGTGCCAGCATATCCTGATCGCCGCCTGTTCGGGGCCGTTCGACGCCGATGCGCTCTATGCCGAGGTCGTCACTGCCGGACCCTATGCGGCATTGGCGCGGGCCGATTTCGACGACTGCCTGGAATTCTGCGCCACCGGCGGCTATGCGCTGCGCGCCTATGACCGCTGGCAGCGGCTGGTGCGGGATCCGGATGGCCGATGGCACCTGCGCGATCCGCGCATGGCCGCGCGTATCCGCATGAATATCGGCACCATTCAGGATACCGACCTGCTCAAGGTGCGGATGATGCGGTCGCGCGGCGGCCGCCCCCTGGGCGAGGTCGAGGAAGGCTTTGCCGCCTCGCTCAGCCCCGGCGACACCTTCCTGATCGGCGGGCAGATCGTGCGTTATGAAGGGTTGCGGGAAATGACCGTCGAGGTCAGCCGCGACGCCGCGCGCAAACCCCGCGTCGCCGTGTTCTCGGGCACGAAATTCGCCACCTCGACCCAGCTGTCGGCGCGTATCCTCGACAAGCTCGCGCAGCCCGGCTGGCCGGAGATGCCACCGCATACCGCCGAATGGCTGGCCCTGCAGCGGCAGGTCTCGCGCCTGCCCCAACGCGGGCGGCTGCTGATCGAGAGCTTTCCCCACGAGGGGCACGAACATGCCTGCATCTACGGGTTCGCCGGGCGCAACGCGCAGCAGACGCTGGGGCTGCTGCTGACCAAGCGGATGGAGGAAACTGGCCTGCATCCGCTGGGGTTCATCGCCACCGATTACGCCACGCTGATCTGGGGGCTGGATCCGCTGACCGACCCGGCGCCGCTGTTCGACATCGATGCGCTGCGCGGCAGGCTGGACGACTGGCTGGCGGGCAACGCGGTGATGAAACGGACCTTCCGCGCCAGCGCCACCATCGCCGGGCTGATCGAACGCAACGTGATGGGCAGTCGCAAGAGCGGACGGCAGGCGACCTTCTCCAGCGACATCCTCTATGACACGCTGCTGAAATACGACCGCGACCACCTGCTGATGCGCATCACCCGGACCGAAGCGATGCGCGGGATGGTCGATTTCGGCCGCATCGCGCAGATGGTAACGCGCATCCGGGGCGGCATCGATCTCGTTCGGCTGGACCGGGTCACGCCCTTGGCCGCGCCGCTGCTGCTGGAGGTCGGCAAGGTGCCGGTCAGGGGCATGGCCGAGGAACGGCTGCTGGCGCAGGAAAGCGCGGCGCTGATGGCCGCGGCGGGCCTGACGCCCTGA
- the pdeM gene encoding ligase-associated DNA damage response endonuclease PdeM: MWWPDRRLLCVSDLHLGKSGRHIRRGGTPLPPYDTADTLARLAGDLARTGAETVVCLGDSFDDPQAASDLGDEMRDRIAGLQAGRRWIWIEGNHDPGPVGPVGSGGAHLPGWTCGPVRFRHIARPDARGEISGHYHPKLRLPTRGRTVTRAAFLVDEARMILPAYGTYTGGLHADAPELHALMGPRAIAILTGATPRAVPLAAVLARR; the protein is encoded by the coding sequence TTGTGGTGGCCGGACCGGCGGCTGCTCTGCGTGTCCGATCTGCACCTGGGCAAATCGGGCCGCCATATCCGCCGCGGCGGCACGCCGCTGCCGCCCTATGACACGGCCGATACGCTGGCGCGGCTGGCCGGAGATCTGGCGCGGACGGGGGCGGAAACGGTGGTCTGCCTGGGCGACAGTTTCGACGACCCGCAGGCCGCCAGCGATCTGGGCGACGAGATGCGGGACCGGATCGCCGGGTTGCAGGCCGGCCGGCGCTGGATCTGGATCGAGGGAAATCACGACCCCGGACCGGTCGGGCCGGTCGGGTCGGGCGGAGCCCATCTGCCCGGCTGGACCTGCGGTCCGGTCCGGTTCCGCCATATCGCCCGGCCCGATGCGCGGGGCGAGATCTCGGGACATTATCACCCCAAACTGCGGCTGCCGACGCGCGGCCGCACCGTGACGCGGGCCGCGTTCCTGGTCGACGAGGCACGGATGATCCTGCCCGCCTATGGCACCTATACCGGCGGGTTGCACGCGGATGCGCCCGAGCTGCACGCCCTGATGGGGCCGCGCGCCATTGCCATCCTCACCGGGGCCACGCCGCGGGCGGTGCCGCTGGCCGCGGTTCTGGCCCGGCGCTGA
- the folD gene encoding bifunctional methylenetetrahydrofolate dehydrogenase/methenyltetrahydrofolate cyclohydrolase FolD: protein MVAQTIDGREFAAGIRGDVAAHVARLRDDHGIVPGLAVVLVGEDPASQVYVRSKGRQTVEVGMNSYEHGLDATTSEAELLALIDRLNADPAVHGILVQLPLPDHLNEDLVINAIAPEKDVDGFHISNVGRLATGQKAMVPCTPLGCLMMLRRHHGSLSGLDAVVIGRSNIVGKPMAQLLLGDSCTVTVAHSRTRDLPEVVRRADIVVAAVGRAQMVPGDWIKPGATVIDVGINRIDAPERGEGKTRLVGDVDHDSAAAVAGAITPVPGGVGPMTIACLLANTLTACCRANDLPEPEGLTA, encoded by the coding sequence ATGGTGGCGCAGACAATCGACGGGCGGGAATTTGCCGCCGGGATCCGGGGCGACGTCGCGGCGCATGTGGCGCGGCTGCGGGACGATCACGGGATCGTGCCGGGGCTGGCGGTGGTGCTGGTGGGCGAGGATCCGGCCAGCCAGGTCTATGTGCGCTCCAAGGGCCGGCAGACGGTCGAGGTGGGCATGAATTCCTACGAACACGGCCTCGACGCCACCACCTCCGAGGCCGAGCTGCTGGCGCTGATCGACCGGCTGAATGCCGACCCGGCGGTGCATGGCATCCTGGTGCAGCTGCCGCTGCCGGACCACCTGAACGAGGACCTGGTGATCAACGCCATCGCGCCGGAAAAGGACGTGGACGGCTTTCACATCTCCAATGTCGGCCGGCTGGCGACGGGGCAGAAGGCCATGGTGCCCTGCACGCCGCTGGGCTGCCTGATGATGCTGCGCCGGCATCACGGCAGCCTGTCGGGGCTGGACGCGGTGGTGATCGGGCGGTCGAACATCGTCGGCAAACCGATGGCGCAGCTGTTGCTGGGCGACAGCTGCACGGTGACCGTCGCCCACAGCCGCACCCGCGACCTGCCGGAGGTGGTGCGCCGGGCCGATATCGTGGTGGCCGCGGTGGGCCGTGCGCAGATGGTGCCGGGCGACTGGATCAAACCCGGCGCGACGGTGATCGACGTGGGCATCAACCGCATCGACGCGCCCGAGCGGGGCGAGGGCAAGACCCGGCTGGTGGGCGACGTGGACCATGACAGCGCGGCCGCGGTCGCCGGCGCGATCACCCCGGTGCCCGGCGGGGTGGGGCCGATGACCATCGCCTGCCTGCTGGCCAACACCCTGACCGCCTGCTGCCGCGCCAACGACCTGCCGGAACCCGAGGGCCTGACCGCCTGA
- a CDS encoding chorismate mutase, which translates to MSTLTAPRDCPTMQALRTQIDRLDKDLVAMLALRARYIDRAAELKPGEGLPANIPDRVDAVLDNVRASADGAGLDPDLAEQVWRLLIGWAIERETVAMGHG; encoded by the coding sequence ATGTCCACGCTCACGGCCCCTCGGGATTGCCCGACCATGCAGGCGCTGCGAACCCAGATCGACCGGCTGGACAAGGACTTGGTGGCGATGCTGGCGCTGCGCGCGCGCTATATCGACCGGGCGGCCGAACTGAAACCGGGCGAGGGCCTGCCGGCGAACATTCCGGACCGGGTCGACGCGGTGCTGGACAACGTGCGGGCGTCGGCGGACGGGGCGGGGCTCGACCCCGACCTCGCCGAACAGGTCTGGCGCCTGCTGATCGGCTGGGCGATCGAACGGGAAACGGTGGCGATGGGTCACGGGTGA
- a CDS encoding formate--tetrahydrofolate ligase, which produces MSYKTDIEIAREANKKPIQEIGAMLGIPSDDLLPFGHDKAKVSADFIAAQKDRPDGRLILVTAINPTPAGEGKTTTTVGLGDALNRIGRKTAICIREASLGPCFGMKGGAAGGGYAQVVPMEEMNLHFTGDFHAITSAHNLLSAMIDNHIYWGNELGIDERRVAWRRVMDMNDRALRQTVVSLGGVANGFPREGGFDITVASEVMAILCLATDLADLQKRLGDIIVAYRRDRSPIYARDIKADGAMTVLLQQAMQPNLVQTLENNPAFVHGGPFANIAHGCNSVIATTTALKLADYVVTEAGFGADLGAEKFMNIKCRKAGLAPDCVVLVATVRAMKMNGGVAKSDLGVENVQAVVAGCPNLGRHISNLKTFGVPVVVAINHFVTDTEAEIQAVKDYVTSQGSEAILSRHWELGGEGAEDLAHRVARIADSGVSQFAPLYRDDMGLFEKIEAIAKRIYRADEVLADKKIRDQLRQWEEAGYGHLPVCMAKTQYSFSTDPNLRGAPTGHSVPVREVRLSAGAGFVVVICGEIMTMPGLPQVPAAESIGLNETGQIEGLF; this is translated from the coding sequence ATGAGCTACAAGACCGATATCGAAATTGCCCGCGAGGCGAACAAGAAGCCGATCCAGGAGATTGGCGCGATGCTGGGCATCCCGTCCGACGATCTGCTGCCGTTTGGCCATGACAAGGCCAAGGTGTCCGCCGATTTCATCGCCGCCCAGAAGGATCGCCCCGATGGCCGGCTCATCCTCGTGACCGCGATCAACCCGACGCCCGCGGGCGAGGGCAAGACCACGACCACCGTCGGGCTGGGGGACGCGCTCAACCGGATCGGCAGGAAAACCGCGATCTGCATTCGCGAGGCCTCGCTCGGCCCCTGTTTCGGGATGAAGGGCGGCGCCGCGGGCGGCGGCTATGCGCAGGTTGTGCCGATGGAGGAGATGAACCTTCATTTCACCGGCGATTTCCACGCCATCACCAGCGCCCACAACCTGCTCTCGGCAATGATCGACAACCATATCTACTGGGGCAACGAACTGGGGATCGACGAACGCCGGGTGGCCTGGCGGCGGGTGATGGACATGAACGACCGGGCGCTGCGGCAGACCGTGGTGTCGCTGGGGGGTGTGGCCAACGGGTTCCCGCGCGAGGGCGGGTTCGACATCACCGTCGCCTCCGAGGTGATGGCGATCCTGTGCCTGGCCACCGACCTGGCGGACCTGCAGAAACGGCTGGGCGACATCATCGTGGCCTATCGCCGCGACCGCAGCCCGATCTATGCCCGCGACATCAAGGCCGATGGCGCGATGACGGTGCTGTTGCAGCAGGCGATGCAGCCCAACCTGGTGCAGACGCTGGAAAACAACCCTGCCTTCGTCCATGGCGGCCCGTTCGCCAATATCGCCCATGGCTGCAATTCGGTCATCGCCACCACCACGGCGCTGAAACTGGCCGATTACGTTGTGACCGAGGCCGGGTTCGGGGCCGATCTGGGCGCCGAGAAATTCATGAACATAAAATGCCGCAAGGCCGGCCTGGCGCCCGATTGCGTGGTGCTGGTGGCGACCGTGCGGGCGATGAAAATGAATGGCGGCGTGGCCAAATCCGACCTGGGGGTGGAAAACGTGCAGGCGGTGGTGGCGGGATGTCCGAACCTTGGCCGCCACATTTCCAATCTCAAGACCTTCGGCGTGCCGGTGGTGGTGGCGATCAACCATTTCGTCACCGATACCGAGGCCGAAATCCAGGCGGTGAAGGACTATGTGACGAGCCAGGGCTCCGAGGCGATCCTGTCCCGGCACTGGGAACTGGGCGGCGAAGGGGCAGAGGATCTTGCCCATCGCGTGGCCCGCATTGCCGATAGCGGCGTGTCGCAATTCGCGCCGCTCTATCGCGACGACATGGGCCTGTTCGAAAAGATCGAAGCCATCGCCAAACGCATCTACCGCGCCGACGAGGTGCTGGCCGACAAGAAGATCCGCGACCAGCTGCGCCAGTGGGAAGAGGCCGGATACGGACACCTGCCGGTCTGCATGGCCAAGACCCAGTATTCGTTCTCGACCGACCCGAACCTGCGCGGCGCGCCGACCGGCCATTCGGTCCCGGTGCGCGAGGTGCGGTTGTCGGCGGGGGCCGGTTTCGTGGTGGTGATCTGCGGCGAGATCATGACCATGCCGGGGCTGCCGCAAGTGCCGGCGGCGGAATCGATCGGGTTGAACGAAACCGGCCAGATCGAGGGGTTGTTCTAG
- a CDS encoding MOSC domain-containing protein, with amino-acid sequence MPVMKDSGYAGEVMWLGHVAAGGGIRAAAVEALDLGFAGVSGGRHAGVNRPSCSRVRNLYPDGTEIRNVRQLSILSAEEMAAIAEEIGLAALDPRHLGVSIVLRGIPDFTHVPPSSRLQGPDGVTLTIDMENRPCTLPAREIEIDEPGHGRRFKPAAEGRRGVTAWVERPGRLVLGDAMRLFVPEQRGWAPA; translated from the coding sequence ATGCCGGTGATGAAGGACAGCGGATATGCGGGCGAGGTGATGTGGCTGGGCCATGTGGCGGCGGGCGGCGGCATTCGCGCGGCGGCGGTTGAGGCGCTGGATCTCGGCTTTGCCGGCGTATCCGGCGGGCGCCACGCGGGCGTCAACCGCCCGTCCTGTTCGCGCGTGCGCAACCTCTATCCCGATGGCACAGAGATCCGGAACGTGCGCCAGCTGTCGATCCTGTCCGCCGAGGAAATGGCGGCGATCGCCGAGGAGATCGGCCTGGCGGCGCTGGATCCGCGCCATCTGGGCGTGTCCATCGTGCTGCGCGGGATTCCCGATTTCACCCATGTGCCGCCGTCGTCGCGCCTGCAGGGGCCGGATGGGGTGACGCTCACCATCGACATGGAAAACCGTCCCTGCACGCTGCCCGCGCGCGAGATCGAGATCGACGAACCGGGGCACGGGCGGCGTTTCAAGCCCGCCGCCGAGGGGCGGCGCGGGGTGACGGCCTGGGTCGAACGGCCGGGCCGGCTGGTGCTGGGGGACGCGATGCGGCTTTTCGTGCCCGAGCAGCGCGGCTGGGCACCGGCCTGA